From the Alloalcanivorax dieselolei B5 genome, one window contains:
- the sugE gene encoding quaternary ammonium compound efflux SMR transporter SugE has product MAWYLLFLAGLLETGWAIGLKYTEGFTRPLPTLLTVTAMAISFWLLSTAMKTLPVGTAYAVWTGIGATGAVILGIVLFQEPATPARLLCVAAIVGGIIGLKLIG; this is encoded by the coding sequence ATGGCGTGGTATCTGCTGTTCCTCGCCGGTCTGCTGGAAACCGGCTGGGCCATCGGGCTCAAATACACCGAAGGTTTCACCCGCCCGCTCCCGACCTTGCTCACCGTCACCGCCATGGCCATCAGCTTCTGGCTGTTGTCCACGGCGATGAAAACCCTGCCAGTAGGCACCGCCTACGCGGTGTGGACCGGCATCGGCGCCACCGGCGCGGTGATTCTCGGTATCGTGCTGTTCCAGGAACCGGCGACACCGGCCCGGTTGCTGTGCGTGGCCGCCATCGTCGGCGGCATCATCGGACTCAAGCTGATAGGTTGA
- a CDS encoding CYTH domain-containing protein, whose product MGIEIERKFLVRDSAFLDTLDGERLTQGYLSHDKRATVRVRLKGDSAWLTIKGETHGASRSEFEYPIPPRDARAMLDELCGEGVIDKTRYLVPHQGHTWEVDVFHGENQGLIVAELELDHEDQTFPLPPWIGNEVTGDPRYYNSALSKTPYKTVDS is encoded by the coding sequence ATGGGCATCGAAATCGAACGCAAATTCCTGGTCCGCGACAGTGCCTTTCTCGATACCCTCGACGGCGAGCGTCTGACCCAGGGCTATCTCAGCCACGACAAGCGGGCCACGGTGCGGGTGCGGCTCAAGGGCGACAGCGCCTGGCTCACCATCAAGGGGGAAACCCACGGCGCCAGCCGCAGCGAATTCGAATATCCGATCCCGCCGCGGGACGCCCGCGCCATGCTCGACGAACTGTGCGGCGAAGGCGTCATCGACAAAACCCGCTACCTGGTTCCCCACCAGGGCCACACCTGGGAAGTGGATGTCTTCCACGGCGAAAACCAGGGCCTGATCGTCGCCGAACTGGAACTGGACCACGAAGACCAGACCTTCCCCCTGCCCCCGTGGATCGGCAACGAGGTCACCGGCGACCCGCGCTACTACAACAGCGCTCTGAGCAAAACACCGTATAAAACAGTTGATAGTTGA
- the ccmA gene encoding cytochrome c biogenesis heme-transporting ATPase CcmA: MSSDSLRLTVRQLQCERDERVLFRDLAFQARAGEIWQITGANGAGKTTLLRILVGLHGFYEGQVRWHSPLAPDLLYLGHQPGVREELTARENLRFSAALNNQPGDVDAALDAVDLYGFEDVPAAHLSAGQKRRVALARLWLAPKKVWVLDEPYTAIDQNGVARLDQRIRDAAGNGTLVLYTSHHRVGDDVRRLHLGTEAPA; the protein is encoded by the coding sequence ATGAGCAGTGACTCCCTTCGTCTGACCGTCCGGCAGCTCCAGTGCGAACGGGATGAGCGCGTGCTGTTCCGTGATCTGGCGTTCCAGGCCCGCGCCGGCGAGATCTGGCAGATTACCGGCGCCAACGGGGCGGGCAAGACTACTCTGCTGCGGATTCTGGTGGGGCTGCACGGCTTTTATGAAGGTCAGGTACGCTGGCATTCGCCGCTGGCGCCGGATCTGCTCTATCTGGGGCATCAGCCCGGCGTGCGTGAAGAGTTGACCGCCCGTGAGAATCTGCGTTTCAGTGCCGCGCTGAACAACCAGCCGGGGGACGTGGACGCGGCCCTGGACGCGGTGGACCTGTACGGCTTCGAAGACGTGCCGGCGGCGCATCTCTCCGCCGGGCAGAAGCGTCGGGTGGCGCTGGCGCGGTTGTGGCTGGCGCCGAAAAAAGTGTGGGTGCTGGACGAGCCCTACACCGCCATCGACCAGAACGGCGTGGCGCGCCTGGACCAGCGCATACGCGATGCCGCCGGCAACGGCACTTTAGTGCTGTATACCTCCCACCACCGGGTCGGCGATGATGTGCGGCGGCTGCATCTGGGCACGGAGGCGCCGGCATGA
- the ccmB gene encoding heme exporter protein CcmB, with product MSGPWWATLRRELTLIWRSPADMVQPLFFFMVVVSLFPLGLSPKPELLALVAPGVVWVAALLAVMLSLDGLFRRDQESGALDQMLTAPVVSVLPVSAKLLAHWLLTGLPLALMAPLLGYMMQLPVSALATLTYSVLLGTPTLTVIGAIGAALTVGLNRGGILLALLILPLYVPVLVFGAGVVRAAVDGSPTQGLLAVLGALLALALSLGPLAVAMGLRISAGD from the coding sequence ATGAGCGGACCCTGGTGGGCGACCCTGCGCCGGGAACTGACCCTGATCTGGCGTTCCCCGGCGGATATGGTGCAGCCGCTGTTCTTTTTCATGGTGGTGGTCAGTCTGTTCCCGCTGGGGTTGTCGCCGAAGCCGGAATTACTGGCGCTGGTGGCACCGGGCGTGGTCTGGGTGGCGGCGCTGCTGGCGGTGATGCTGTCGCTGGACGGGCTGTTCCGCCGTGACCAGGAAAGCGGTGCCCTGGATCAGATGCTGACGGCGCCGGTGGTGTCGGTGCTGCCGGTGTCGGCCAAGCTGCTGGCGCACTGGCTGCTGACCGGTCTGCCGCTGGCGCTGATGGCGCCGTTGCTGGGTTACATGATGCAGCTGCCGGTGTCGGCACTGGCGACGCTGACTTACAGCGTGCTGCTGGGAACGCCGACGCTGACGGTGATCGGCGCCATCGGCGCGGCATTGACCGTGGGTCTGAATCGCGGCGGCATTCTGCTGGCGCTGCTGATTCTGCCGCTTTATGTTCCGGTGCTGGTGTTCGGCGCCGGTGTGGTGCGCGCCGCCGTGGACGGCTCTCCCACTCAGGGGTTGCTGGCAGTATTGGGCGCGCTGCTGGCGTTGGCGCTGAGTCTGGGGCCACTGGCGGTGGCGATGGGACTGCGTATCAGCGCCGGAGACTGA
- the ccmC gene encoding heme ABC transporter permease CcmC, translating to MWNTLKRWYHQLGSPRYFYRFADVVLPWLWPLALIILAIGLVWGLAYAPVERYQGDSYRIIYLHVPASSGALMGYIAMGVAGLVCLVWRMKMAEVMLKALAPFGAVLAAVSLISGAIWGKPTWGTYWQWDARLTSMLILLFMYLGVMVLQSAIRDPRQAARAASLLALVGVINVVIVKYSVEWLNTLHQGATLNLFSESSINPAMKYPLLISMLGMWLLYAANVLMRARAEVLSRERRSGWVRKLVEGH from the coding sequence ATGTGGAACACTCTGAAACGCTGGTATCACCAACTGGGCTCGCCCCGCTATTTTTACCGGTTCGCCGACGTGGTGCTGCCGTGGCTGTGGCCGCTGGCGCTGATCATTCTGGCCATCGGCCTGGTATGGGGGCTGGCCTACGCGCCGGTGGAGCGTTACCAGGGTGACAGCTATCGCATCATCTATCTGCATGTTCCCGCTTCCAGCGGTGCCCTGATGGGCTACATCGCCATGGGCGTGGCCGGGCTGGTGTGCCTGGTCTGGCGGATGAAAATGGCCGAGGTCATGCTCAAGGCGCTGGCGCCGTTCGGCGCCGTGCTGGCGGCGGTGTCCCTGATCAGCGGCGCGATCTGGGGCAAGCCCACCTGGGGCACCTACTGGCAGTGGGACGCGCGGCTGACCTCGATGCTGATCCTGTTGTTCATGTATCTCGGCGTGATGGTGTTGCAGTCCGCCATTCGCGATCCCCGCCAGGCCGCCCGTGCCGCCTCGTTGCTGGCACTGGTCGGGGTGATCAACGTGGTGATCGTGAAGTATTCGGTGGAGTGGCTGAACACCCTGCACCAGGGGGCGACGTTGAATCTGTTCAGCGAATCCTCCATCAACCCGGCAATGAAATACCCGCTGCTGATCAGCATGCTGGGCATGTGGCTGCTGTACGCCGCCAACGTACTGATGCGGGCCCGGGCCGAGGTATTGAGCCGGGAGCGCCGCAGCGGCTGGGTACGCAAACTGGTGGAGGGGCACTGA
- the ccmD gene encoding heme exporter protein CcmD, protein MYFDSFAEFLAMGKHGPYVWSAYGICALLIVINMVLAARKHAQVRQEVARQWRRESREVKHESGS, encoded by the coding sequence ATGTATTTCGACAGCTTCGCGGAGTTTCTGGCCATGGGCAAACATGGTCCCTATGTCTGGAGCGCTTACGGTATCTGTGCACTGCTGATCGTGATCAATATGGTGTTGGCGGCGCGCAAGCATGCTCAGGTGCGACAGGAAGTGGCTCGTCAATGGCGACGCGAATCCCGAGAGGTAAAACATGAATCCGGTTCGTAA
- the ccmE gene encoding cytochrome c maturation protein CcmE — MNPVRKQRLIVVLAVFLGLALATALAVYALRQNINLFFTPQQVVSGEAPVGTKMRVGGLVMEGSVVRDPDTLDVTFDVTDGKGTFTVHYQGILPDLFREGQGIVANGTLVSRERFEAEEVLAKHDETYMPPEVQDALEKAGHPGARKEAAGS, encoded by the coding sequence ATGAATCCGGTTCGTAAACAGCGCCTGATCGTGGTGCTGGCGGTGTTTCTGGGGCTGGCCCTGGCCACCGCCCTGGCGGTGTACGCCCTGCGTCAGAACATCAATCTGTTTTTTACCCCGCAGCAGGTGGTCAGCGGCGAAGCGCCGGTGGGCACTAAAATGCGTGTGGGGGGTCTGGTTATGGAGGGATCGGTGGTTCGCGACCCCGACACTTTGGACGTGACTTTCGACGTCACCGACGGCAAGGGCACCTTCACCGTCCATTACCAGGGCATCCTGCCGGATCTGTTCCGCGAAGGGCAGGGTATCGTCGCCAACGGCACGCTGGTGAGCCGGGAACGGTTCGAGGCGGAAGAAGTGCTCGCCAAACACGATGAGACCTACATGCCTCCGGAGGTTCAAGATGCCTTGGAAAAAGCAGGACACCCCGGCGCGCGGAAGGAAGCCGCGGGCTCATAG
- a CDS encoding PQQ-dependent sugar dehydrogenase: MPWKKQDTPARGRKPRAHSDLPAIHGRRWLAGLLLGFAAPGLAESLPVDSLTLPEGFKLTVFTADVPNARQLAQAEDGTVFAGSRDEGKVYAIRDADGDGRAERTWVLAEGLNMPSGIAYRDGTLYVAAVNRILALPDILDHLDDPPALELVTDQFPSDSHHGWKYLAFDREGKLIVPVGAPCNICNREEPYATIQRYDPDSGEMTTVARGVRNSVGFDFHPRSGQLWFTDNGRDMLGDEIPPEELNRVREDGEHFGYPFIHGGTVPDPEFGKDHDPGEFAMPMQTMPAHHAPLGMTFYTGEQFPEDYRGDIFIAEHGSWNRSTPAGYRVTRVGVEGIDKVTGYQPFISGWLREDGTRWGRPADVMQAADGSLLIADDHAGAIYRVVYQGN; this comes from the coding sequence ATGCCTTGGAAAAAGCAGGACACCCCGGCGCGCGGAAGGAAGCCGCGGGCTCATAGCGATCTTCCCGCCATTCACGGCCGGCGCTGGCTGGCCGGCCTGTTGCTCGGTTTCGCCGCCCCGGGCCTGGCCGAGTCCCTGCCGGTGGACAGCCTGACCCTGCCCGAAGGCTTTAAACTGACGGTGTTCACCGCTGACGTCCCCAACGCCCGGCAACTGGCCCAGGCCGAGGACGGCACCGTGTTCGCCGGCTCCCGTGACGAGGGCAAGGTCTACGCGATCCGCGACGCCGATGGCGATGGCCGCGCCGAGCGCACCTGGGTGCTGGCGGAAGGGCTGAACATGCCCTCCGGGATCGCCTATCGCGACGGCACCCTCTACGTGGCGGCGGTGAACCGGATTTTGGCGCTGCCGGACATTCTCGATCATCTGGACGATCCGCCGGCATTGGAGCTGGTGACGGACCAATTTCCCTCCGATTCCCATCACGGCTGGAAGTATCTGGCGTTCGACCGAGAAGGGAAACTGATCGTGCCGGTGGGGGCACCGTGCAACATCTGCAACCGGGAAGAACCCTACGCCACCATCCAACGCTATGACCCGGACTCGGGGGAAATGACCACGGTGGCCCGCGGGGTGCGCAATTCGGTGGGGTTTGATTTCCATCCGCGCAGTGGGCAGCTGTGGTTCACCGACAATGGCCGCGACATGCTCGGCGACGAGATCCCGCCGGAAGAACTCAACCGGGTGCGCGAGGACGGTGAACACTTCGGCTATCCGTTTATCCACGGTGGCACGGTGCCGGATCCGGAGTTTGGCAAGGATCATGATCCCGGCGAATTCGCCATGCCGATGCAGACCATGCCGGCGCATCACGCGCCGCTGGGTATGACGTTCTATACCGGGGAGCAATTTCCCGAGGACTACCGGGGTGACATCTTCATCGCCGAGCACGGTTCCTGGAACCGCAGCACGCCGGCCGGGTACCGGGTCACCCGGGTCGGCGTGGAAGGCATCGACAAGGTTACCGGGTACCAGCCATTCATCAGCGGCTGGCTGCGTGAGGACGGCACCCGCTGGGGACGTCCGGCGGACGTCATGCAGGCCGCCGACGGCAGTTTGCTGATCGCCGACGATCACGCCGGCGCCATCTACCGCGTGGTCTACCAGGGCAACTGA
- a CDS encoding RimK family alpha-L-glutamate ligase, producing MSQVIILVDDPADWAAYYPARNLLSARDYLQASEPVCTDKKVQVINLCRSYKYLSPGYYCSLLAEARGQRVMPSVRTVNDLSYKALYGLHFEHFESALDKAMKKQGGDATKVTFNIYFGQTEQEGLAELARQIFDQLPCPILRVSFRRRERWTLEAIKTPSLKQVKGAQEDAFARALEQFNARVWRSPRRRRGERYDLAMLVNDEEAMPPSNRAALKRFMQAGRQLGIKVEIVGRDAYARLGEYDGLFIRETTAIDHHTYQFARKAEQEGMVVIDDPRSILRCTNKIYLAELMQAHGVPVPPTAFVFSDTAEQVDSLIGELGLPMVLKIPDGSFSCGISKVEDREALGNALHGYLKQSAVVLAQAFMYTDYDWRIGVLNNRPLFACQYFMSKGHWQIYHHKDGGKTASGNARTVPIREVPPKVLRVALKAARLMGNGLYGVDLKQSGDQVVVMEVNDNPNIDASVEDLWLGEDLYRQVMLEFLRRMEARRLGLPL from the coding sequence ATGAGCCAAGTCATTATCCTGGTGGACGACCCGGCGGATTGGGCGGCGTACTATCCCGCCCGCAATCTGCTGTCCGCCCGTGATTACCTGCAGGCTTCCGAGCCGGTCTGCACTGACAAGAAAGTGCAGGTGATCAATCTGTGCCGCAGCTACAAATATCTGTCCCCCGGCTACTACTGTTCGCTGCTGGCGGAGGCCCGTGGCCAGCGCGTCATGCCCTCGGTACGCACGGTCAACGACCTTAGCTACAAGGCGCTGTACGGCCTGCACTTCGAGCATTTCGAGTCGGCGCTGGACAAGGCGATGAAGAAGCAGGGCGGCGACGCCACCAAGGTGACGTTCAATATCTACTTCGGACAAACCGAGCAGGAAGGGCTGGCGGAACTGGCGCGGCAGATCTTTGATCAGTTGCCGTGTCCGATTCTGCGGGTGTCGTTCCGGCGCCGGGAGCGATGGACCCTGGAAGCGATCAAGACGCCGAGTCTGAAACAGGTCAAGGGCGCCCAGGAAGACGCTTTCGCCCGTGCCCTGGAGCAGTTCAATGCCCGTGTCTGGCGCAGCCCGCGCCGGCGCCGCGGTGAACGTTATGACCTGGCCATGCTGGTGAACGACGAGGAAGCCATGCCGCCGAGCAACCGCGCCGCTTTGAAGCGGTTCATGCAGGCCGGCCGGCAACTGGGCATCAAGGTGGAAATCGTCGGCCGCGACGCCTACGCCCGTCTGGGCGAATACGATGGCCTGTTCATTCGCGAAACCACCGCTATCGACCACCATACCTATCAGTTCGCCCGCAAGGCGGAGCAGGAAGGCATGGTGGTGATCGACGATCCGCGCTCGATTCTGCGCTGTACCAACAAGATTTATTTGGCGGAACTGATGCAGGCCCATGGCGTGCCGGTGCCGCCCACCGCGTTTGTGTTCAGCGACACCGCCGAACAGGTGGACAGCCTGATCGGGGAACTGGGACTGCCGATGGTGCTGAAGATCCCGGACGGCAGTTTCTCCTGCGGCATTAGCAAGGTGGAGGACCGAGAGGCGCTGGGCAACGCGCTGCATGGCTATCTGAAACAGTCCGCCGTGGTGCTGGCCCAGGCGTTTATGTACACCGATTACGACTGGCGCATCGGCGTGCTCAACAATCGGCCGTTGTTCGCCTGCCAGTATTTCATGAGCAAGGGGCATTGGCAGATTTATCATCACAAGGACGGCGGCAAAACCGCCTCCGGCAACGCGCGCACGGTACCGATCCGCGAAGTGCCGCCGAAGGTGCTGAGAGTGGCGCTCAAGGCCGCCCGGCTGATGGGCAACGGCCTGTACGGCGTGGACCTGAAGCAGTCCGGCGATCAGGTGGTGGTGATGGAGGTGAACGACAATCCCAACATTGATGCCAGCGTCGAGGACCTGTGGCTGGGCGAGGACCTGTACCGGCAGGTGATGCTCGAATTCCTGCGCCGCATGGAGGCGCGGCGGCTGGGGTTGCCGCTTTGA
- a CDS encoding DUF2157 domain-containing protein gives MIRKDALRREMQQWLAEGLIEEDQARRILARYGTGLEASGDSLGARVLTACALLFIGLALLLVVSAHWDGLPRGVRFAGLLALTVATNGVGLWRWGRHGEGGGWLFLGAVCYGASIMLVGQMYHLGEHFPNGVLLWMIGTLPVAFFSRRLLVTLLLVALTALWMVMETPFSPPWAGIVFLGVAGWLAWRRHSNVVMLPVLAALVLWLNLMLSWVFHTDFGPHWRAGHLTFNLALLVLAQVLCQRLERREDSRWAPLPWLGRLSLLVLLPLTFEGLWKNYLHSHWGWLDPGLWAALPLLLAAIALKPRGILPWLALAGVLLVHGLGRPEQSLYWTVAANLVVLLVAMAWIRQGLLRTDQRRFFAGLGTVAVLAMLRYLDLIGDYLGAALLFLVMAGILYGGARYWRQRDPEVAHD, from the coding sequence GTGATACGTAAAGACGCGCTGCGCCGGGAGATGCAACAGTGGCTGGCCGAGGGGCTGATCGAGGAGGATCAGGCCCGGCGCATTCTGGCCCGTTATGGCACGGGGCTGGAAGCCAGTGGCGACTCCCTGGGGGCGCGAGTGCTGACCGCCTGTGCTCTGTTATTCATCGGTCTGGCGCTGCTGCTGGTGGTGTCCGCCCATTGGGACGGCCTGCCCAGGGGCGTGCGCTTCGCCGGTCTGCTGGCCCTCACCGTGGCCACCAACGGGGTAGGGTTGTGGCGCTGGGGGCGTCATGGCGAGGGGGGCGGCTGGCTGTTTCTCGGTGCGGTCTGCTATGGCGCTTCGATCATGCTGGTGGGGCAGATGTACCACCTCGGCGAGCATTTCCCCAACGGCGTGCTGTTGTGGATGATCGGCACGTTGCCGGTGGCCTTTTTCTCCCGGCGCCTGCTGGTGACACTGCTGCTGGTGGCGCTCACCGCCCTGTGGATGGTGATGGAAACTCCGTTCTCGCCACCCTGGGCTGGCATCGTGTTTCTCGGTGTGGCCGGCTGGCTGGCCTGGCGCCGCCATTCCAATGTGGTGATGCTGCCGGTGCTGGCGGCCCTGGTGTTGTGGCTCAACCTGATGTTGTCCTGGGTGTTCCACACCGATTTCGGGCCCCATTGGCGGGCCGGTCACCTGACCTTCAATCTCGCCCTGCTGGTTCTCGCCCAGGTGCTCTGCCAGCGGCTGGAACGGCGTGAGGACTCGCGCTGGGCGCCCTTGCCGTGGCTTGGGCGGTTGTCGTTGCTGGTGCTGTTGCCGCTGACGTTCGAGGGCCTCTGGAAAAACTATCTGCACAGCCACTGGGGCTGGCTGGATCCGGGGTTGTGGGCGGCGCTGCCGTTGCTGCTGGCGGCGATCGCCCTCAAGCCCCGTGGCATCCTGCCCTGGCTGGCGCTGGCCGGGGTGCTGCTGGTGCATGGCCTGGGCCGGCCGGAACAGAGCCTGTACTGGACCGTGGCGGCCAATCTGGTGGTCCTGCTGGTGGCCATGGCCTGGATACGCCAGGGATTGTTGCGCACCGACCAGCGCCGTTTCTTCGCCGGTCTGGGCACGGTGGCGGTATTGGCGATGTTGCGTTACCTCGATCTGATTGGAGACTACCTGGGCGCGGCTTTGTTGTTCCTGGTCATGGCCGGCATTCTCTACGGTGGCGCCCGCTATTGGCGCCAGCGCGATCCGGAGGTGGCCCATGACTAG
- a CDS encoding GDYXXLXY domain-containing protein → MTRRWRLRALVAALVLQVLVLLGLLGYAQYPLWFGNEVVLRTVPVDPRDLLRGNYARLRYDISEAPMPEVGVPRVGREVYVQLRRQGRVWKAVETRYSPPPGDFIRGHIRAVRVGSVTVEYGIEAYFAPKEKALELERRLRQGGLARVRIAADGRAALVSVEDTGEGTGEGAGEQP, encoded by the coding sequence ATGACTAGACGTTGGCGGTTGCGCGCCCTGGTGGCGGCGCTGGTGTTGCAGGTTCTGGTGCTGCTCGGCTTGCTGGGCTATGCGCAGTACCCGCTTTGGTTCGGCAACGAAGTGGTGCTGCGCACGGTGCCGGTGGATCCGCGCGATTTGTTGCGCGGCAACTATGCCCGGTTGCGCTACGACATCAGTGAGGCACCGATGCCGGAGGTAGGGGTGCCGCGGGTAGGGCGCGAGGTGTATGTGCAGTTGCGTCGGCAAGGTCGGGTATGGAAAGCGGTGGAGACCCGTTACTCGCCGCCGCCGGGTGATTTCATTCGCGGGCATATTCGTGCGGTACGGGTGGGGTCGGTAACCGTGGAATACGGCATCGAAGCCTATTTCGCGCCCAAGGAAAAGGCGCTGGAACTGGAGCGGCGGCTGCGCCAGGGTGGTCTGGCCCGGGTGCGTATCGCCGCCGATGGCCGCGCCGCCCTGGTGTCCGTGGAGGACACCGGGGAGGGCACGGGCGAAGGAGCTGGAGAGCAGCCCTGA
- a CDS encoding glutathione S-transferase family protein has translation MTIKLYGAMLSPFVRKTRVVLALKGLEHEAVNVDPRNAPDWYRDLNPLGRIPALDYDGQILADSGVICAFLEKKHPEPSLYPEDPYEYARTLWFEKFGDYELGVNCTFGVFFNRVVRRLMGKEADEAAAQKALQGAVPPLLEYLDRELEGKTYFAGERLTVADIAVASQLVNFQHAGEGVDRYPNLAAHKERLHALEPFTQTIAKESGFLTKVLGG, from the coding sequence ATGACCATCAAATTGTATGGCGCCATGCTGTCGCCGTTCGTGCGCAAGACCCGTGTGGTACTGGCCCTCAAAGGCTTGGAACATGAGGCTGTCAACGTGGACCCGCGCAACGCACCGGACTGGTATCGGGATCTCAACCCACTCGGGCGCATTCCCGCTCTGGATTACGACGGCCAGATTCTCGCCGATTCCGGGGTAATCTGCGCCTTCCTGGAGAAAAAACACCCCGAGCCGTCCCTCTACCCGGAGGATCCCTACGAGTACGCTCGCACCCTGTGGTTCGAGAAATTCGGCGACTACGAACTGGGCGTCAACTGTACCTTCGGTGTGTTCTTTAACCGGGTGGTACGGCGTCTGATGGGCAAGGAAGCGGATGAAGCGGCGGCGCAGAAAGCGCTGCAGGGCGCGGTACCGCCGCTGCTCGAGTACCTGGATCGGGAACTGGAAGGCAAGACCTACTTCGCTGGCGAACGGCTCACCGTCGCCGACATCGCCGTGGCCAGCCAGTTGGTGAACTTCCAGCATGCCGGTGAAGGGGTCGATCGGTATCCCAACCTGGCCGCCCACAAGGAACGCCTGCACGCTCTGGAGCCGTTCACCCAGACCATCGCCAAGGAAAGCGGCTTCCTCACCAAGGTCCTCGGCGGCTGA
- a CDS encoding DoxX family protein, which translates to MKRIPIICCAEPDQRPNTGLYASPTQSETAFEETTKTYGRLLFPRLGVLYERAEPVLYAMLRFAFGAVLFTHGLPKALGTSHGSMADPMAGSVNLIQNVMGLPFAPQLAFLVMLLETVGALMLAIGLWARPVAFIITLQMAGISYALGPTWPWIDRGIEFPVLMGFLALYIAVRGSGHFAVDRKLRLVI; encoded by the coding sequence ATGAAACGAATCCCAATCATTTGTTGTGCCGAGCCGGATCAACGTCCAAACACCGGACTTTACGCATCACCAACCCAATCCGAGACTGCTTTCGAAGAAACGACTAAAACTTATGGGCGCCTGTTGTTTCCACGGCTAGGCGTGCTTTATGAGCGTGCGGAACCGGTCCTGTACGCAATGCTGCGTTTTGCCTTCGGCGCCGTCCTGTTCACCCACGGCCTTCCCAAAGCCCTGGGGACATCTCACGGCTCCATGGCTGACCCGATGGCAGGCTCCGTCAACCTGATCCAGAACGTCATGGGTTTGCCATTCGCACCACAGCTGGCCTTTTTGGTCATGCTACTTGAAACCGTTGGCGCCCTCATGCTGGCTATTGGACTATGGGCTCGCCCAGTCGCGTTCATCATCACGTTGCAAATGGCGGGTATCAGCTACGCGCTCGGTCCCACCTGGCCCTGGATCGATCGCGGTATAGAGTTTCCGGTATTGATGGGGTTTCTTGCGCTCTATATTGCGGTGCGCGGTAGCGGCCATTTCGCGGTCGATCGCAAGCTCAGACTTGTCATCTAA
- a CDS encoding DUF1097 domain-containing protein, producing MANNALSDHLKIVIGESVIASSAATLSVMAFEVPVWAMFVGWISFFTRGLNLKQGVINLACVLIGVALGIGAAQVMAVLTPVLGSYAISAVVFAVTVIALSLAKAPVFNNLLGFFLGLVAYFASHQPPSVMTFGMLALAATLGAAAAFAAFSLQKKIQRNAAH from the coding sequence ATGGCCAACAACGCACTGTCTGACCATCTGAAAATAGTGATTGGCGAGTCGGTCATCGCATCATCGGCCGCCACACTGAGCGTGATGGCTTTCGAAGTCCCGGTGTGGGCCATGTTTGTCGGCTGGATTTCGTTCTTCACCCGTGGACTGAACCTGAAACAGGGAGTCATCAACCTGGCCTGCGTGCTGATCGGCGTCGCCTTGGGCATCGGCGCAGCCCAGGTCATGGCGGTTCTGACACCGGTTCTGGGAAGCTACGCCATCAGCGCGGTGGTGTTCGCCGTCACCGTAATTGCGCTGTCCCTGGCCAAGGCGCCCGTATTCAACAATCTGCTTGGTTTCTTCCTGGGCCTGGTGGCGTACTTCGCCTCGCACCAGCCCCCATCAGTCATGACGTTCGGAATGTTGGCTCTGGCCGCGACGCTGGGTGCGGCAGCCGCCTTTGCTGCGTTTTCGCTACAAAAGAAAATCCAGCGAAACGCAGCGCATTGA